A stretch of the Filimonas lacunae genome encodes the following:
- a CDS encoding alpha/beta hydrolase-fold protein gives MKRLTLTIAGFCIACITGHTQLVKQAPQGFDVLQTSIAHGKIDTIQYASKTVGTTRRALIYTPPGYSKKTKYPVLYLLHGIGGDEKEWLNGGTPQVILDNLYAQGKLTPMIVVMPNGRAMKDDRATGNIMAPDKVQAFATFEQDLLNDLIPYMEKQFPVLTNRENRAIAGLSMGGGQSLNFGLGNLDKFAWVGGFSSAPNTKKPELLVPDPEKARQQLKLLWISCGDNDNLITFSKRTHDYLYENKVPHVYYVEPGVHDFKVWKNGLYMFSQFLFKPVDPSVFTQYTVLGTPAATNVRNARYPQILPDNRVVFRLKAPDAQRVQVDLGRKYDMAKDTGGYWTITTDSISEGFHYYSVLIDGVAMADPASETFYGMGRMAAGIEIPFANGDYYATKDVPHGEVRMKRYFSTITNSWRRFFIYTPPGYDNAANQQYPVLYLLHGGGEDERGWSTQGKTDLILDNLIAAGKAKPMLVVMMDGNVGTGGFNEMTLKAFENELKNVVIPTVESNYRASKEASQRALAGLSMGGLQTLYAGIGNTSLFSYLGVFSSGWFGGQQPVAEQQYAYMKENAATINNNLKQFWIAMGGKEDIAWNNCQNMMKKLDELNIHYKYSEYPGGHTWPVWRNNLYQFSQLLFQ, from the coding sequence ATGAAACGGCTAACGCTTACGATTGCTGGTTTTTGTATCGCCTGTATTACCGGCCATACACAACTTGTGAAACAGGCCCCGCAGGGGTTTGATGTGTTGCAAACCTCTATTGCACACGGAAAAATAGATACCATTCAATATGCTTCCAAAACCGTGGGCACCACACGCCGGGCGTTGATTTATACACCGCCGGGTTACTCCAAGAAAACAAAGTACCCTGTGCTGTACCTGCTGCATGGTATTGGTGGTGATGAAAAGGAATGGCTGAATGGGGGCACACCGCAGGTGATACTGGATAACCTGTATGCCCAGGGCAAACTTACTCCTATGATTGTAGTAATGCCCAATGGCCGTGCCATGAAGGACGACCGGGCTACCGGTAACATTATGGCGCCGGATAAGGTACAGGCGTTTGCCACTTTTGAGCAAGACCTGTTAAACGACCTGATCCCTTATATGGAAAAGCAATTTCCTGTATTGACTAACCGCGAAAACCGCGCTATTGCCGGCTTATCTATGGGTGGCGGTCAATCGCTCAACTTTGGTCTGGGCAACCTGGACAAGTTTGCCTGGGTAGGTGGTTTTTCTTCTGCCCCCAATACCAAAAAGCCGGAATTGCTGGTGCCCGATCCGGAAAAGGCACGCCAACAGCTGAAGCTGTTATGGATATCGTGTGGGGATAATGATAACCTTATTACGTTTAGTAAACGCACACACGATTACCTGTACGAAAACAAGGTGCCGCATGTGTATTATGTAGAACCTGGTGTACACGATTTTAAGGTATGGAAGAACGGGCTGTATATGTTTTCCCAGTTTCTGTTTAAGCCGGTAGATCCTTCTGTTTTTACCCAATACACCGTGCTGGGTACACCGGCTGCTACTAATGTGCGCAACGCCCGTTACCCGCAGATATTGCCGGATAACCGCGTGGTGTTTCGCCTGAAAGCGCCGGATGCACAGCGTGTGCAGGTAGATTTGGGCAGGAAATACGATATGGCAAAAGATACCGGTGGTTACTGGACGATAACCACAGATTCTATCAGTGAAGGTTTTCATTATTATTCGGTGCTGATAGATGGGGTAGCTATGGCCGATCCTGCCAGCGAAACTTTTTATGGTATGGGCCGCATGGCTGCCGGTATTGAAATTCCTTTTGCCAATGGTGATTATTATGCCACTAAGGATGTGCCACATGGCGAGGTGCGTATGAAACGTTATTTCTCTACCATTACCAATTCCTGGCGTCGTTTTTTTATCTACACACCACCAGGGTATGATAATGCTGCCAACCAGCAGTACCCGGTATTGTACCTGTTGCATGGCGGCGGGGAAGATGAACGCGGCTGGAGCACCCAGGGCAAAACAGACCTGATACTGGATAACCTGATAGCAGCGGGTAAAGCTAAACCCATGCTGGTGGTAATGATGGATGGCAATGTGGGCACCGGCGGCTTTAACGAAATGACGCTGAAAGCTTTTGAAAACGAACTGAAGAACGTGGTAATACCCACAGTGGAAAGTAACTACCGTGCTTCTAAAGAAGCCAGTCAGCGTGCGCTGGCAGGGTTATCTATGGGCGGTTTGCAAACCCTGTATGCGGGCATTGGCAATACCAGCCTGTTTAGCTACCTGGGCGTGTTCAGCTCTGGCTGGTTTGGTGGTCAGCAGCCGGTGGCAGAGCAGCAGTATGCTTATATGAAGGAGAATGCCGCTACTATTAATAACAACCTGAAACAATTCTGGATAGCGATGGGCGGTAAGGAAGATATTGCCTGGAACAACTGCCAGAACATGATGAAGAAGCTGGATGAATTGAACATCCATTATAAATACAGCGAATACCCTGGCGGCCACACCTGGCCGGTATGGCGTAATAACCTGTACCAGTTTTCCCAACTGCTTTTTCAATAA
- a CDS encoding alpha-glucuronidase family glycosyl hydrolase, whose protein sequence is MMKLLRLLLPLTLITLKAHAEDGYRLWLRYDKIENAALRSSYSNQLQYIKVYGQSPTLAAAQKELVMGLSGLTGNTPRESATTEQASLLLFTRFTQPAQLTGITTDYAALGQDGFCITTARIKEKKVTIITANTDIGVLYGTFHLLRLLQTQQPIQAVQVVSVPAIQHRILNHWDNLNRTIERGYAGFSIWNWHTLPDYIDQRYIDYARANASIGINGTVLTNVNANALVLTHDYLLKVKALADAFRPYGLKVYLTAKFSAPVEIGGLKTADPLDTSVQHWWQHKADEIYELIPDFGGFLVKANSEGQPGPQTYNRTHADGANMLADAVGTHGGIIMWRAFVYDVRVQKHDEDFDSNKTNKNLPDIAAADRFKQAYAEFTKLDGQFRKNVLVQVKNGPIDFQPREPFSPLFGAMPQTPLAMEFQLTMEYLGQGTHLVYQAPLFKEVLDADTYATGKGATIAKVIDGSLYHHSLSAIAGVSNIGSERNWTNHPFGQATWYAYGKLAWNPNANARDIAREWVQQTFTHQPQAVQTITDMMMASREAVVNYMTPLGLHHIMGASGHWGPGPWVNNAGRADWNSVYYHRADSFGLGFNRTATGSNALAQYKPEVQAQWKDSNTCDERYLLWFHHVSWQHHMHSGKTLWDELCTRYQQGVDTVRRMQASWNSLQTVIDPERFHQVQQLLSIQEKEARWWRNSCLLYFQTYSRMPLPAGVEPPDHTLDYYKSIRSLFVPGAGSN, encoded by the coding sequence ATGATGAAGTTATTACGGCTACTGTTACCACTTACACTTATTACACTGAAAGCCCATGCAGAAGATGGATACCGGCTTTGGCTACGTTATGATAAAATAGAAAATGCCGCCCTGCGCAGCAGCTACAGCAATCAATTGCAGTACATAAAAGTATATGGTCAATCACCTACCCTTGCCGCTGCACAAAAAGAATTAGTGATGGGCCTTAGCGGGCTTACCGGCAATACCCCACGCGAAAGCGCTACAACAGAACAGGCCAGCCTGCTGCTGTTTACCCGGTTTACCCAACCGGCACAGCTTACGGGTATAACAACAGATTATGCCGCACTGGGCCAGGATGGCTTTTGCATTACAACAGCCCGCATCAAAGAAAAGAAAGTAACCATTATCACCGCCAATACAGATATAGGTGTGTTATACGGCACCTTTCACCTGCTGCGGTTGTTGCAAACACAACAACCCATACAGGCTGTACAGGTAGTTAGCGTACCCGCTATACAGCACCGCATTTTAAACCACTGGGATAACCTCAACCGCACCATTGAACGCGGCTATGCAGGCTTCTCCATCTGGAACTGGCATACCCTGCCGGATTATATTGATCAGCGCTATATTGACTATGCCCGCGCCAATGCTTCCATAGGTATTAACGGCACGGTGCTAACCAATGTAAATGCCAATGCCCTGGTGTTAACGCACGATTACCTGTTGAAGGTTAAAGCACTGGCAGATGCTTTTCGCCCCTATGGCCTGAAAGTATATCTCACTGCTAAATTCAGCGCACCGGTAGAAATAGGTGGCCTGAAAACGGCCGACCCGCTGGATACCTCCGTACAGCACTGGTGGCAACATAAGGCCGATGAAATTTATGAACTGATACCAGACTTTGGTGGTTTTTTGGTGAAAGCCAATTCCGAAGGGCAGCCCGGCCCGCAAACCTATAACCGCACCCATGCAGATGGCGCCAATATGCTGGCAGATGCCGTAGGCACACATGGCGGTATTATTATGTGGCGGGCGTTTGTATACGATGTGCGGGTGCAGAAACACGATGAAGATTTTGATTCGAATAAAACCAATAAAAACCTGCCGGACATTGCCGCGGCAGACCGGTTTAAACAGGCCTATGCAGAGTTTACCAAACTGGATGGACAGTTTCGCAAAAATGTGCTGGTGCAGGTAAAGAACGGGCCTATTGACTTTCAGCCCCGCGAACCCTTTTCGCCGTTGTTTGGCGCTATGCCACAAACGCCACTGGCCATGGAGTTTCAGCTTACCATGGAGTACCTGGGACAGGGCACCCACCTGGTTTACCAGGCCCCCTTGTTTAAAGAAGTGCTGGATGCCGATACCTATGCCACCGGTAAGGGTGCTACCATCGCCAAAGTGATCGATGGCAGCCTGTATCATCATTCCCTGTCAGCCATTGCAGGCGTATCCAATATAGGCAGTGAAAGAAACTGGACGAATCACCCGTTTGGCCAGGCTACCTGGTATGCTTACGGCAAACTGGCCTGGAACCCCAACGCCAATGCCAGGGACATTGCGCGGGAATGGGTACAGCAAACCTTTACCCACCAGCCGCAGGCCGTACAAACCATTACCGATATGATGATGGCTTCCCGCGAAGCCGTAGTTAACTATATGACCCCACTGGGCCTGCACCACATTATGGGCGCCAGCGGCCACTGGGGTCCGGGTCCCTGGGTAAACAATGCCGGACGGGCCGATTGGAACTCGGTATACTACCACCGTGCAGACAGCTTTGGCCTTGGCTTTAACCGCACCGCCACCGGCAGCAACGCCCTGGCGCAATACAAACCCGAAGTGCAGGCACAGTGGAAAGATTCCAACACCTGCGATGAAAGATACCTGCTGTGGTTTCATCATGTATCGTGGCAACACCACATGCACTCCGGTAAAACATTATGGGATGAGCTGTGTACACGTTACCAGCAAGGCGTAGATACCGTGCGCCGCATGCAGGCCAGCTGGAACAGCCTGCAAACCGTGATAGATCCCGAACGCTTTCACCAGGTACAGCAATTGCTGTCCATACAGGAGAAAGAAGCCCGGTGGTGGCGCAACAGTTGCCTGCTTTATTTTCAAACCTATTCCCGTATGCCGCTGCCTGCAGGTGTAGAGCCGCCGGATCATACGTTGGATTATTATAAAAGTATACGCTCTCTATTTGTACCGGGCGCCGGCAGCAATTAG
- a CDS encoding glycosyl hydrolase 115 family protein, with protein sequence MKRLIAFSFLLWSAPYAMAQQMVSTRQQPGAFTISAANMPAIYTDAQDDWLVQKAASLLQQDIEQVTGTKPELVHSRTTVKNLIIIGTVTGCKALQQLHAQKQVEFTDLKGQWEAFRVQAIPGAGKGSNATLVIAGSDKRGAAYGVFELSRQLGLSPWYWWADAPVQKKTAAYIPKGIYQFPSPSVKYRGIFINDEAPAFSGWTREKFGGVNHLVYEKMFELLLRLKGNYLWPAMWGNAFNDDDTLNPILADKWGIVMGTSHHEPMQRSQQEWKRYGKGEWDYTKNEAGLKQFWTKGIANMGTHESIVTLGMRGDGDMPMTKGTATQLLEKIVTDQRNIITTVTGKPATQTPQLWALYKEVQDYYDEGMRVPDDVTLLLCDDNWGNIRRLPKPGEPKRAGGYGIYYHFDYVGGPRNYKWLNTNNISRVWEQMHLAYAHGVDQIWIVNVGDLKPMELPISFFLDYAYNTHRWNEDNIEQFYTQWATEQFGHAKAPAIAAILKTYAHYASRRKPELLDASTYSLTVRNEFAQVVQEWTTLRQQAEAINNSLTAADKDAYFQLVLHPIQALENLHQLYYAVAMNKQLATQKNILANQWAEKAKAFYLADSLISVKYNKEIAGGKWNHMMDQTHIGYRSWQEPRRNIMPALDDVAPDSAIATTAVLKTQPLYTPPAAPTEKAVYVEKDGYTAMSATRYTRAVTGNNVEWKTIPGIGKNGDGITTFPVTTSVNLSATSPHLEYDIYTTGKDSVTLRTWFSPTLNIHHAPTGLRFAVSIDDEAPQLLGLNKEDNTGIWNAWVANNNIVKQSRHYLAAPGKHIVRYWMLDAGVVLQKLVVETAGRTEGYLPPPDTLSDK encoded by the coding sequence ATGAAACGTTTGATTGCTTTTTCTTTCTTGTTATGGAGCGCGCCGTATGCCATGGCCCAGCAAATGGTATCCACCCGGCAACAGCCCGGCGCTTTTACAATCAGCGCCGCCAATATGCCCGCTATTTATACCGATGCGCAGGACGACTGGCTGGTACAAAAAGCAGCCAGCCTGTTACAACAGGATATAGAACAGGTAACCGGTACAAAACCGGAACTGGTACACAGCCGCACCACCGTTAAAAACCTGATTATTATAGGCACCGTTACCGGCTGCAAAGCCCTGCAACAGTTGCATGCGCAAAAGCAGGTAGAATTCACTGATCTGAAAGGCCAATGGGAAGCCTTTCGTGTGCAGGCCATACCCGGCGCAGGCAAAGGCAGCAACGCTACACTGGTAATAGCCGGCAGCGATAAACGCGGGGCCGCTTATGGTGTGTTTGAGTTATCGCGCCAGCTGGGCCTATCACCCTGGTACTGGTGGGCCGATGCACCGGTGCAAAAGAAAACAGCCGCTTACATACCCAAAGGCATTTATCAGTTCCCCTCCCCTTCTGTCAAATACCGGGGCATATTCATCAACGATGAAGCACCCGCCTTTTCCGGGTGGACACGCGAAAAGTTTGGCGGCGTAAACCACCTTGTGTATGAAAAGATGTTTGAACTGCTGCTGCGCCTGAAAGGCAATTACCTGTGGCCGGCCATGTGGGGCAATGCCTTTAATGATGATGATACACTCAACCCCATTCTGGCAGATAAATGGGGCATTGTAATGGGCACCTCGCACCACGAGCCCATGCAACGCTCGCAACAGGAATGGAAACGGTACGGTAAAGGTGAATGGGATTATACAAAGAATGAAGCCGGGCTGAAACAGTTTTGGACAAAGGGCATAGCCAACATGGGCACCCATGAAAGCATTGTTACCCTGGGCATGCGGGGCGATGGGGATATGCCCATGACCAAAGGCACCGCCACCCAGTTACTGGAAAAGATAGTAACCGACCAGCGCAACATCATTACCACTGTTACCGGCAAACCCGCCACACAAACCCCGCAGCTATGGGCCCTGTATAAAGAAGTGCAGGATTACTATGATGAAGGCATGCGTGTGCCGGATGATGTAACCCTTTTGTTGTGTGATGATAACTGGGGCAACATACGCCGCCTGCCCAAACCCGGTGAACCTAAAAGAGCCGGTGGTTACGGCATTTATTACCACTTTGATTATGTAGGCGGTCCCCGCAACTACAAATGGCTTAACACCAACAACATCAGCCGCGTATGGGAGCAGATGCACCTGGCTTATGCGCATGGCGTTGACCAGATATGGATTGTAAACGTGGGCGACCTGAAACCGATGGAGCTACCTATATCCTTCTTCCTGGATTATGCTTACAACACCCACCGCTGGAACGAAGACAATATAGAGCAATTCTATACCCAATGGGCTACAGAGCAGTTTGGCCACGCAAAGGCACCTGCTATTGCAGCTATATTGAAAACATATGCACACTATGCCAGCCGCAGAAAACCCGAACTGCTGGATGCCAGCACCTACAGCCTTACCGTGCGTAACGAATTTGCACAGGTAGTGCAGGAATGGACAACACTGCGGCAGCAGGCAGAAGCCATCAACAACAGTTTAACAGCCGCAGATAAAGATGCGTATTTTCAACTGGTACTGCACCCCATACAGGCGCTGGAAAACCTGCACCAGTTGTATTATGCCGTAGCCATGAACAAACAGCTGGCCACACAAAAGAATATACTGGCCAACCAATGGGCCGAGAAGGCAAAAGCCTTTTACCTGGCCGACTCCCTCATTTCCGTAAAATACAACAAAGAAATAGCCGGTGGCAAATGGAATCACATGATGGATCAAACACATATAGGCTACCGCTCGTGGCAGGAACCCCGCCGCAACATTATGCCTGCGCTGGATGATGTAGCGCCCGACAGTGCCATCGCCACCACTGCGGTATTAAAAACCCAACCCCTGTATACCCCACCCGCAGCACCAACAGAGAAAGCGGTGTATGTAGAGAAAGACGGTTATACAGCCATGAGTGCCACACGTTATACCCGCGCGGTAACCGGCAACAACGTAGAATGGAAAACCATACCCGGCATTGGCAAAAACGGCGATGGCATTACCACCTTCCCGGTAACCACATCCGTAAACTTATCCGCTACCAGTCCACACCTGGAATACGACATATACACTACCGGTAAAGACAGTGTTACCCTGCGCACCTGGTTCTCCCCCACACTGAACATTCACCATGCACCTACCGGACTGCGCTTTGCCGTGTCAATTGACGATGAAGCGCCGCAGTTACTGGGCCTGAATAAAGAAGACAACACCGGCATATGGAACGCCTGGGTAGCCAATAACAACATTGTGAAACAAAGCCGCCATTACCTGGCCGCACCCGGCAAGCACATAGTGCGTTACTGGATGCTGGATGCAGGTGTGGTATTGCAGAAACTGGTAGTAGAAACAGCAGGCCGCACCGAAGGCTACCTGCCACCACCAGACACATTATCAGATAAATAA
- a CDS encoding endo-1,4-beta-xylanase gives MTTRHSLVTASLLSLTLAGCAGSNKAQNTHTMPALREVYKKDFAIGTALNNRQVAERDTAAARLVPQQFDAATPENMMKAALLHPEWNRYTFDEADKLVAYAQKHNIKVNAHTLIWHSQLPAFMRHMNNADSVRQFMHDHITTVAGRYDGKVYSWDVVNEALNEDGTMRKSVFQQKLGDDFVVEAFRLAQQAAPHTRLYYNDYNIEQPAKRAGAIALIKKIQAAGVRIDGVGIQGHWSVENLPLREIEKSIQEFGALGIEVMFTELDLSVLPNPRGIVGADVNQSATYNDKINPYRNGLPDSMQTKLADSYESLFKLFLQYKNKVSRVTFWGVDDGQSWLNDFPVRGRTNYPLLFDRKFQPKPAFYRVIDIKKHTAHY, from the coding sequence ATGACAACCAGACATTCTCTTGTTACGGCCTCACTGCTTTCGCTCACCCTGGCGGGTTGCGCCGGCAGTAATAAAGCCCAAAACACCCACACAATGCCTGCCTTGCGGGAAGTATATAAAAAAGACTTTGCTATTGGCACCGCCCTCAACAACCGCCAGGTAGCAGAAAGAGATACCGCCGCCGCCCGGCTGGTGCCACAGCAGTTTGATGCCGCTACCCCCGAGAACATGATGAAGGCGGCATTGCTGCACCCTGAATGGAACCGGTACACTTTTGATGAGGCTGATAAACTGGTGGCCTATGCTCAAAAGCATAACATTAAAGTAAACGCCCACACACTGATATGGCACAGCCAGTTGCCTGCCTTTATGCGGCATATGAACAACGCCGATTCTGTACGGCAGTTTATGCACGATCATATTACCACGGTAGCAGGCCGCTACGATGGCAAAGTATATAGCTGGGATGTAGTGAATGAAGCGTTGAATGAAGATGGCACCATGCGCAAATCGGTTTTTCAGCAAAAGCTGGGAGATGATTTTGTGGTAGAAGCCTTCCGGCTGGCGCAGCAGGCAGCCCCACACACCCGCCTGTATTATAACGATTACAATATAGAACAGCCCGCTAAAAGAGCCGGCGCTATTGCCCTGATTAAAAAGATACAGGCCGCCGGTGTGCGTATTGACGGCGTAGGTATTCAGGGCCATTGGAGCGTTGAAAACCTGCCCCTGCGGGAGATTGAAAAAAGTATACAGGAGTTTGGCGCACTGGGTATAGAAGTAATGTTTACCGAGCTGGATTTGAGTGTGCTGCCCAACCCGCGCGGCATTGTGGGTGCAGATGTAAACCAGTCGGCCACCTATAACGATAAAATAAATCCTTACCGTAATGGCTTGCCTGATTCCATGCAAACCAAACTGGCAGACAGCTACGAATCGCTTTTCAAACTGTTTTTACAGTATAAGAACAAAGTGAGCCGCGTTACCTTCTGGGGCGTGGATGATGGTCAATCGTGGCTGAACGATTTCCCCGTTCGCGGCAGAACCAATTACCCGCTTTTGTTCGACCGTAAGTTCCAGCCTAAACCCGCTTTTTACCGGGTAATTGATATAAAAAAACACACCGCTCACTATTAA
- a CDS encoding glycoside hydrolase family 9 protein has product MKYFTRYTGNNTGKALRILSLALALAPCYLHAQSPAPGTLQLTETGYLYKPGLNVLVFNSHYGLFGDEKLAGIELIHHEVRTATNGDVRLDATPEQWDSIPQFIRRETDKQTNTVRAWLRYPAFNFDYTIEVKPATEGVVIRVLLDKPVPAELAGRAGFNLEFLPSAYFSKTYMADGKAGVFPLYPTSNMALSNGRTAPLPLAQGNRLVLAPEDAMRRVRIESETPLLLYDGRNKAQNGWFVVRSLLPAGKTGTVLEWHITASTQAGWTRPPVIGHSQVGYHPDQPKMAAIELDKNSKALANATLLQIDDKGTIRTKYTAPVQRWGNYLRYQYYTFNFSAVKDTGLYMIQYGTTQTKPFRIDKSVYQTAWHATQDIFMPEQMDHITVKEAYRVWHGASHLDDALQAPTDRVHFDLYAQGPTTDTRFKPYEHIPGLNVGGWYDAGDFDLRTQTIYGTVTDLVHAWELFRPTRDETLVDQTIRYVELHRPDGKPDMLQQIEHGTLQLLAQFNAVGHAINGIVEAHLEEYTHLGDAVTKTDNLIYKPSLGPQETEGNFSGRTDDRWAFTNRSTALNYGSIAALAAASRALKGYNDTLAMQCLQKAVQVWEEEQTHPPYVFNHGNTTGGPLLDEKMQAALELRMATGQQKYADTLAAHFTEITQQFNRRARLCIQALPYLDASYQARVKELVTNYKQGLDKMSAQNPYGVPVTGGGWAGSGVVINFGLTNYYLHRAFPDIIGSEPVFNSLHYLYGTHPGSDISLVSAVGTESKKIAYGNNRANFTYIAGGIVPGVLIIPPDFPENKEDWPFLWGENEYVVGLGASYILLVNAVNQLLHSNTP; this is encoded by the coding sequence ATGAAATATTTCACCCGATATACAGGCAACAACACAGGCAAAGCCCTGCGCATACTATCGCTGGCACTGGCATTGGCCCCCTGTTACCTGCATGCACAGTCACCCGCACCAGGTACACTACAACTGACAGAAACCGGCTACCTGTACAAGCCCGGACTGAATGTGCTGGTGTTCAATAGCCACTACGGACTGTTTGGCGATGAAAAGCTGGCAGGCATAGAACTGATACACCACGAAGTGCGCACCGCCACCAATGGCGATGTGCGCCTGGATGCCACGCCGGAGCAATGGGATTCTATTCCGCAATTCATCCGCCGCGAAACAGACAAACAAACCAATACCGTACGCGCCTGGCTACGCTACCCGGCTTTCAACTTCGACTATACCATAGAAGTAAAACCCGCAACAGAAGGCGTGGTAATACGTGTATTACTGGATAAACCCGTACCTGCCGAACTGGCCGGACGTGCTGGATTTAACCTGGAGTTTTTACCCTCGGCCTATTTTTCCAAAACCTATATGGCCGATGGCAAAGCAGGCGTGTTTCCCTTATACCCTACCAGTAACATGGCCCTCAGCAACGGACGTACTGCGCCCCTGCCACTGGCCCAGGGTAACCGCCTGGTGCTGGCACCCGAAGATGCCATGCGCCGGGTACGCATAGAAAGCGAAACACCGTTACTGCTGTACGATGGCCGGAACAAAGCCCAGAACGGCTGGTTTGTAGTACGCAGCCTGTTACCTGCAGGCAAAACAGGCACCGTGCTGGAATGGCACATCACTGCCTCTACACAGGCAGGCTGGACACGCCCACCCGTAATTGGCCACTCGCAGGTAGGTTACCATCCCGATCAGCCAAAGATGGCCGCTATTGAACTGGATAAGAACAGCAAGGCACTAGCCAACGCTACCCTGCTACAGATAGATGACAAGGGTACTATCCGCACTAAATACACCGCACCCGTTCAACGCTGGGGCAACTACCTGCGTTACCAGTATTATACCTTTAACTTCTCCGCCGTAAAGGATACCGGCTTGTATATGATACAATACGGCACCACCCAAACAAAGCCCTTCCGCATAGATAAAAGTGTATACCAGACCGCCTGGCATGCCACACAGGATATATTTATGCCGGAACAAATGGATCATATAACGGTAAAGGAAGCCTACCGCGTATGGCACGGAGCCTCCCACCTGGATGATGCACTACAGGCCCCTACAGACCGGGTACATTTCGATTTATATGCACAAGGGCCTACTACCGATACCCGCTTTAAACCTTACGAACATATACCCGGCCTGAACGTAGGCGGCTGGTACGATGCGGGCGATTTTGACTTACGCACACAAACCATCTACGGTACTGTAACCGACCTGGTACATGCCTGGGAACTGTTTCGCCCCACACGCGACGAAACACTGGTTGACCAAACCATCCGTTATGTGGAGTTGCACCGCCCCGATGGCAAGCCCGATATGCTGCAACAGATTGAGCATGGCACTTTACAGCTGCTGGCCCAGTTTAACGCCGTAGGTCATGCCATCAATGGTATAGTCGAAGCCCACCTGGAAGAATACACCCACCTGGGCGATGCTGTTACCAAAACAGATAATTTAATTTATAAACCATCCCTGGGCCCGCAGGAAACAGAAGGCAACTTCAGTGGCAGAACGGATGACCGCTGGGCTTTTACCAACCGTTCCACCGCGTTAAACTATGGCTCTATTGCCGCGCTGGCTGCCGCCAGCCGTGCCCTGAAAGGCTATAACGACACACTGGCCATGCAATGCCTGCAAAAGGCCGTGCAGGTATGGGAAGAAGAGCAAACACACCCGCCTTATGTGTTTAACCACGGCAACACCACCGGCGGCCCGCTGCTGGATGAAAAGATGCAGGCAGCGCTGGAACTGCGTATGGCTACCGGGCAACAAAAGTATGCCGATACACTGGCCGCGCATTTTACAGAAATAACACAGCAGTTTAACCGCCGTGCACGCTTGTGTATACAGGCCCTGCCCTACCTGGATGCATCTTACCAGGCCCGCGTAAAAGAGCTGGTTACCAATTATAAACAGGGATTGGATAAAATGAGCGCCCAAAACCCTTACGGCGTGCCCGTAACCGGCGGTGGCTGGGCAGGCAGTGGTGTAGTGATCAATTTTGGACTCACCAATTACTATTTACATCGCGCCTTCCCCGATATTATTGGCAGCGAGCCGGTTTTTAACAGCCTGCATTATTTGTATGGCACACATCCCGGCTCTGATATATCACTGGTATCTGCCGTGGGTACCGAATCTAAAAAAATAGCCTACGGTAACAACCGCGCCAATTTCACGTATATAGCAGGCGGCATTGTACCGGGCGTGCTGATTATACCGCCCGACTTTCCGGAGAATAAAGAGGACTGGCCTTTCTTATGGGGCGAAAACGAATACGTGGTAGGGTTGGGCGCCAGTTATATACTGCTGGTAAACGCAGTAAACCAGTTATTACACTCCAACACACCTTAG